From the genome of Branchiostoma lanceolatum isolate klBraLanc5 chromosome 11, klBraLanc5.hap2, whole genome shotgun sequence:
cccgtcctaaggactgcgaccctttccggcagcgtgcatgtcgggtgagcgacacagccgggatcgaacccggggcatctagttccagaggcaagatcgctaaccactggactacgcacgctaccagtCAGACGGATTCATAAGGTTTGGCTTTTTGAGATCAGGTTTAAGTACTAGTACATCTATCTTGACTCTATAATTGTACGTAACACACTGTTCTTTTTCTCCAGTGGTTTCCAGCATGGTGACATCACAGTATCAAAGGGAGACTTTGTGTATGTGGAGAATGCTGACTCTGTGGACCCAGACGACCGCTTTGTGGCCAAAGTCAAGGCCTTGTATGACACAGGTGGGTCATGATAGTACAactaaatacattttgtagtgaAATCCACCAGAAATAAAGCAATCAATTTAGTTGTTTGTatagaattttcatgaaataaacCACTTCAtggtttgaactgcacatgtgcactgtgatgtacagtttgtacacgtacacgtagTTATGGCTGATAGGTCAAAGTTAAAGGCCCctaagacaaacaaaacacatctgtgAACAtggtatcaagcatggtctagacaagaaagttgcttacaagttaggggccttcacctttttccacacacatgcacagttcAAATCGTGAACTGGCtgatctttatagccggtatatccACCCTTTGGTGTGACCTAAGTTACCTAACCATTGTTCTAAGTAGGCtcatacaccaaaaatagttactcaagcaactggatgagattttcaaacagtcagacatttcagacagcaattccgctgtcttttgtcagtgactaaagaaaggactgggaaaccaggttttataccaaaactctgaatagatatgttaatgaggttaagacaatttttgtttgtacaGTACATTCAAAGTAGGCTTATACTTTTACACTACCAATACTGAACTTTCCCTTAAATTTTGATTGTATCTGTCTAGGAGATGATGACGATAGTAGTTGCCACGTGGCCGTTGTACAATGGTACATGTTCTACAAAGAGATACCCGCTGGCAGGAGAAGGTTGGTACAGTCCAATGACCGACGAGAGGTCTTCGAATACACAAATAAGCGCGTGGACACGGACATCGATGCTGAAACCATCTGTGGCAGATGTCAGGTACACAACCTTAAACTTCAACTATCTTATGGTAAAActctcaagaaactcatagaaactgaaactaatttggaaggacaggaactcctttctgcaatgaatgacaagaaattctggaggacgaacttctcttgctgcacctcgaaagaggaggaacgatgatgatgatgatgatcgtaAAACAGATTAAATccagtgggtaccctaaaagagtccgtgccccaaaaaatgaacgtctgcatgtacgtgtgtctatatcggtgtaaaaattccttttagctagcccagctgatatcaagcgtcaaactgatgaaagcttgtttgtaactgaagaaattagcaggcaaagttcggcaacCGCGTCCGAGGTCGGATGTACACAGCCCAagttatgtttttaaaaagtagtGCTACACAGTCTACTTTACATTCCCATTCCAGAAAGTGATATTGAATACTCCTAATTCCTAATTCATGATTTCAGATTGTGACCACCAGCCCTAATGATGACCCTGATGATGTTATTGATGAAGAGGACACAGAGCTGGATGTCTTGTTTGTCCGCTATGCCTTTGATGGTGAAGTTTTCACTGCTATCATGCCTCCAGGTAGGTGCTACTGTTTACTGTGTTTGTCTCCAGCTTCAGATCATTTCTGTCATTAGCGAATTTTTGCTCATCATGCTCCTATATTTGACATTGTTTTAATCTTTTCCATATCAGACATACCTATTCTGTCTATCAAGATTcgtatttgtatttatatttattaGCAATGAGACAAGTCATAACACAGGGTCAGCCAAGGTAGCTCTCGCCGGTAACAGCTGACCCACAATAATACAGACAAGCGTACAACTTAACTTACAACATGCACTTAAGCTAGTACATATCCTacaaataatacatgtagaatacaatATTATCCAAATGCCATTATAAATTTTGTCCAACAGAAGCAACAAGATCCCATCAAATGACAGAATGACACTGGTGAAAATTCTACTGTGTTCAGATTCAATTTCAATTGTCATTCATTTGTGGTTTATCCACAACAAGTAGATAAATGTGTTTCCTAGCTACCAAGAATTTAGAATTCCATAGAGAATTGTGTCACTTtgtatgttgacatttttttttaaaattgctATGATGTAACATTCAGATAACTTATTAGGAACAACATGATGTTTCAGTCAGAGATTTTTCAAAGACACCTTCAAAGACTCCTTTGAAACAGCAGCCAAAAACTCCGGCCAAAACACCGTCAAGGTCAACGAGGTCAAGGGCATCTAGAGACGACGACAATAACAACAAGTCGAGGCATTCTGCTGGAAAGACACCCGCAAAGACTCCTGGGAAGTCAGACTCTAAGGCTGCTGGGAAAATGTCCAGAACTCCTgctaggtcagaggtcagggaATCCAGAGGAAGTGACATGAAAACTCCTCGGAAAGCTAGAAGTGAAGGTTCCAGTTGCAGGGGAGAAACTCCAGCTAAGAAAGGTGTCATCCTGTTATTTTTAGAAGTTTGTGTATGATCAATGTGTAAAAGGGATGAATGCTTGTTTCAGACAAAatctttgaaatttgttttcaGATTTTTAACACTTCTGAAAATACAGTAAATGAGTTTCTTCTTTTGAATATGAAGTGGAAgaatttaatttttgtttgcatCTTAACAAATTTGCCATGAAGAAAAATCAGATCTTCAATGAAGTATGATACTAACTATACATTAAGTCCCTTTAGTTTCTTTTCCAACATACCGTTAAGTTTCCAATTGCGTATGCATCCCCATTAATGTACAGACTTTGGCCTCCATCTAGaacacctgcttgcgacttgaaaagttaaaaaaataCACTATTGGGAACTTAATAGTATGTCAAGTGTGTTATTTGATAACTGATTTGTCTGTCTTTCTCTGTACAGTTCAACTGGTTTCACCGAAGAACAGGTCCTTTTCAACCACTGATGTTCTGGACATCCTGACTTCACCCGAACCAGATGTCTTTGGTGTAGAGTCTGATTATGATGACAGTAGcagcagtgatgatgatgatgatgatgatgatgatggtagtGGTAGAGCCAGGGCCATGAGGAGGGCTCTCTCACCTGGTAACTTTTATACACATACAGAAATATTCCGAAGTTTCTGTGAATTTAGTAGCTGTAGTGTAATGACTtttatgtagtttgtatgtacaaatgtatgtccgGGAAGATTTGCTGCCTGCAAATTTTGTATGTTGGTTAATGGCCgtaataaagtatccaagtatcaaaGTCTCTACAATTGTTTAGGTGGCTTCTAAAGAAGCAAAGGCTGTTCTGAAGGCACTGCATGCTTAGGACAACCACTTGAACCTTTAGGTAGAAAACAAATTGTGTGAAATGTCGTGCATTCGTTATTCACATGATACTAAAAGTGTTTTGTGATGACCTTGCCAGACCATTGACTGCTTATCATGAGTATCTTTTCAAACCTTTTTCATGCCTGAAATTCACAGGTATTCATCTACTTCCACTGCTTAATTTCATCAATGCAGATTGTTCTGCAAAACAAGAACAGAGCTCAGTTTTAAAACTCACGATATGTGTTAACTTCTAGATGGTGCAACACCTACAAGGAGTAGCAACAGACAGGCACTGAAGAAAGCTGCACGGGACAGAAGGGGAGACCTATCTGAAGCCCCTACCCCAGTGACAAACAAGAGGACTAGATTTAGCATTGCAAACGACAAGATGGAGAAAACCACAGAGGACCAAAATCAGAAGATGGCAGACAAGAAACGGCTCAACTTGCTGAATGGCATCGTTCTACTAGAACCTGTTCAAATTGCAAAACTGACTCCTCCAAGGAACGGCCTACGTCTAAGAATGGGAAATAACTCCAAGGATGTCACAAGTAGCTTGAAGACAGTTGCCAAGGGTACCCCAAAACGTGAGGTGGAGCTGAAGAAGACCACAGTTACCCCAAAGCTGTTGAAGAGAGATCAGAAGGGATGGGAAGTTGTCGCCAAAACAGGTTCTGCTAGGAAGTCTACACGGCTAGTAGAGAAAAGGACACCAGCAAGGACATTGAGAGCAAGGTAAGGGAAATTGGGTACAATTTTTGAGATAAGAATTATCTCTATAGATTAGATGGAAAGTTCTGCTAGAccaatttcaggtcatttgttACCTCAATGAAattggaggtattgtttttggtgtgtgtgtctctgtattTGAGGCTATTTATGGTCAGCATGATGTTAGGCCCTCtgcatggattgtaatgatctttggtatgtgggtaggtcttggaaagacgaaggtcaaggtcttGTTTAGGCCCCCGgtgtatgaccttggtactgcaacaaaaCTTCTAGtttatgtatcttttgtcctggacgtcgcttttgatgtaaggaagacgtgatgtaggtttgggccccctaccagcttgttccattttgtttttcttgtaggTCAAAGCAATGGTTACAAAGTGTGGAAAGTGACTCCGATGAAGCCAGAAGTTGCAAGAAACCCACCAAGGAAGAATCCAAGAAGAGAAGATCTACCGCACGAGGGAAAGTCTTGAAGGATATATCGGGTGGAGAAGACTCCTCAGACAATGATGAAGATTACAAACCCAGCCAAAAGACCAGAGTTTCATCTAGAAGACTCGCACAGCAAAACATTAAGGATGATTCGGAAAGTGACTCAAGTGAAGACAGTAGTACGGACGATGAAAAGATTCCTCGCAGAAAGTCTTCAAGGAAGTTGATAAATAGAGCAACCCCAGCACGGAAATCAGCTAAGACGCCGAAGAAGACGCCCCTGAAAACCCCTTCACGTAGGAAGAGTGTGCGTGCAGATGACATGATGCCAAACATCCCAAAAACGCCACGCCAAAGAAAAGAGCCAATGGGCGTTCTAGAGCAAGCCAGAGCTAGGTGTGTGTATTATAGTCAGAACCTATATATACGGTCATATTTatagttatcattatcatcactgtgCTCGCACTAAAGTTGGCCGTTATTGACTTCCATAATCATACTTTTTTATAGTACTGTTATTttacaagggaggggttcctccaaggGAGCGATAACACCCTGGATTAATGATTTTACGAGGAGTTTTTGTTGCAACTTTTTTAGGAAAAAGCTGCCAAGTTCTCTGAGACTTCTTTTGTAACTGCACAAATTGGTTCTATCAACTGTGACTGAATTATCCTTAGATCACTAATATAATTATTATCTGTAGAAGAACAGGTTAAAAGAATAGCTGTTTTGCATTGATGTTGGTAGCTTTCATCTTTTGCAACTGTACAAATTGGTTTCATCAACTGTGATTGAATTATCCCAGGTTCACTGATATAGCTATTATCTTTAGAAGTACAGGTTAAAAGAATAAGTACACTGAATTGATTTTGTAAGCTCTCCTTTTGTAACTGCACAAATTGGTTTTATCAACTGTGACTGAATCATCCCTGGACCAGTAATATCATTTTTATCTTTAGAAGAAAGGGTTAAAAGAATAACTACACTcaattgatttttgatttttcGTGTGAATGGCAAGTGCTCCCTTTTTGTCTTattgatttaaaagaaaaattacattGAATTGATTTTTAGTTAACTCAATTATGAATGTGAATGTCAAGAATCAAATTTGCTCCCGttttgtattattgatttacATTTCCTTTGTTGCAGGCTTCATGTAAGTGCTGTTCCGGAGTCCCTGCCGTGCAGAGAGTTGGAGTTTGGAAATATCTACTCCTTTGTGGAGGGCAGATTGTTGGACGGAACTGGAGGGTAAGGTTGTGTCTTTGAAACACAACACTTCTCTGAAACAACACGCTTATGCTTTCCTTTTATTTGTATTTACTTATAAATGTAGCAAGTCTTCAGGAAAGTAGAAAAATGgtcattcatttcattcttttttatttgttttactaGGGGAAATCACAAGTCATTGAGTCATATAATAATGTAGTCTAGTAGGTCAAAAGATAGTCTGGAAAAAGCTGCTAGTCTAGTTAAGAGAGCCATCAACTTGAATGTGACATTATGATTGTGAACAATTTGACAATTGTTCTTTATACTGTTACTGGTAGagaactcttgttttcttatATATTTGTGAGAAATCATAGACAGGGTGTTTCAGAAAAGTGTCAGGAAGATGATTTCTTGAATTCTTGTACACTTCTTATGAAGTAATCACCACAATACAGGTTCTCACCAGTCATATGAAAGTAACCTTGTTACCACAATACCACCTCTTATTTTGTTACTATACCACTATTACTTAACATTTCTATGTATAAGTAACAGTGTAATTTCCTGACCACAGGTGCATGTACATATCTGGAGTCCCGGGGACGGGAAAGACCGCGACTGTACACGAGGTTCTGCGTTGCCTCCAGGAGGAAGTGGACGAAAGTAACCTGCCCGAGTTTCAGTTCGTGGAGATTAACGGCATGAAAATGACGGACCCACACCAGGCCCACACCCAGATACTCAAGGTCATTGCAACCACTTTACAACACATCAAGTTTTTTTCTGAGAAGGGGAACAAGGGCGCTGCGCCCCCATGCCCTATTCTTGTGCCCCTCACCCTTGGGTCGCAGATTCTCTGATAAGCATAAAATTTGATGCTACATGGCCACAAGTGGCCACtgtcttcaactgtgacttgtctgacagtaatttcccTCTCATCAAGAAGCCTTGGAGTGCCTCATTTTAAATCAAAATCCTTTAAAACTCCACACCAACACCCCCCTTTCTTTCAATGCCTccttacatttttttcctagaaaaagtTCTGTACACAAATGTTTGTCAGGGTCACAACACAATTCCTTATTGTGATACTTGTTTCTTGGCATGCAGAAAAATGGCTCGCAAGAGAAAAGTTTTGCCTCAGGCCCTggaaaaatctgaaaaaaagcTTGAGAGAATCCATTCCTCTAAGTCTAACCTGTTGCAGCAAAAAAGATATGTTCACCTGCTGTAACTTGGTGGCTGCTGATGCACTTATTCTTTGAACTGCATAATCCAAATTTACCTATCTTGTAATTGTAACGAGGTATGATTCACATCGCTGGGTAAGAATATGTAGAAATAATCACGATAGCTTGCCCTACATCAAAAAGATAACATCCAGGGGAACACATATGTCGGTAGAACACCCAATGTGGCATGTGATTCTACCAGTAGATCTAGAGATCATGATCAGAGTTTCTGTTAACAGAGAAAGCAATCAGAATCTTTGCCACTACGATTATATAGTATTACTCAGAGAGATTACTAGTCGTCTGCTGGATAATTCTGAAGCTTAGAATGATGAATTGCTCAAAACAAAAAGTAATCTCTGTAATTATCGAGTTTTAATTATTGATTTATAAACATATCATATCTTACCTTGAACTACAATGTAGGAGAATCATTGACAATTATGACATAATGAtctttatgaaaaaaatcaagtcaCAGATATCCAGCACATCCTTTATACATGATGAATTGCTCAAAACAAAAAGTAATCTCTCAGTCTGTAATTATCGAGTTGTAGTTATTGACTTGCAAACTAGTTATGGTAACTTACCTTCACCTACAATGTAGGGT
Proteins encoded in this window:
- the LOC136444373 gene encoding origin recognition complex subunit 1-like isoform X2, translating into MPRTPSRYFSRVEQSPEFSWVGKGLQLERRLKDRLYYSGFQHGDITVSKGDFVYVENADSVDPDDRFVAKVKALYDTDDDDSSCHVAVVQWYMFYKEIPAGRRRLVQSNDRREVFEYTNKRVDTDIDAETICGRCQIVTTSPNDDPDDVIDEEDTELDVLFVRYAFDGEVFTAIMPPVRDFSKTPSKTPLKQQPKTPAKTPSRSTRSRASRDDDNNNKSRHSAGKTPAKTPGKSDSKAAGKMSRTPARSEVRESRGSDMKTPRKARSEGSSCRGETPAKKVQLVSPKNRSFSTTDVLDILTSPEPDVFGVESDYDDSSSSDDDDDDDDDGSGRARAMRRALSPDGATPTRSSNRQALKKAARDRRGDLSEAPTPVTNKRTRFSIANDKMEKTTEDQNQKMADKKRLNLLNGIVLLEPVQIAKLTPPRNGLRLRMGNNSKDVTSSLKTVAKGTPKREVELKKTTVTPKLLKRDQKGWEVVAKTGSARKSTRLVEKRTPARTLRARSKQWLQSVESDSDEARSCKKPTKEESKKRRSTARGKVLKDISGGEDSSDNDEDYKPSQKTRVSSRRLAQQNIKDDSESDSSEDSSTDDEKIPRRKSSRKLINRATPARKSAKTPKKTPLKTPSRRKSVRADDMMPNIPKTPRQRKEPMGVLEQARARLHVSAVPESLPCRELEFGNIYSFVEGRLLDGTGGCMYISGVPGTGKTATVHEVLRCLQEEVDESNLPEFQFVEINGMKMTDPHQAHTQILKALTGQKATPEHAAEILDKRFNTPAPRRESTVLLVDELDLLWTRKQSVMYNLFDWPTRPQAKLIVLAIANTMDLPERMMMNRVSSRLGLTRMTFQPYTFRQLQEIVMSRMKGLQAFEDDAIQLAARKVAAVSGDARRALDICRRATELAELAKTPGRKTAALVNMTHVDTAVQEMFSSPKIMAIRNASLQEQLFLKAVVAEFRRSGLEEATFLQVFQQHECLCRLDGVTVPTMSQLSGVCSTLGASRLLLVEAGKSDLSQRVRLNVSQDDVMYALRDNN
- the LOC136444373 gene encoding origin recognition complex subunit 1-like isoform X1 encodes the protein MPRTPSRYFSRVEQSPEFSWVGKGLQLERRLKDRLYYSGFQHGDITVSKGDFVYVENADSVDPDDRFVAKVKALYDTGDDDDSSCHVAVVQWYMFYKEIPAGRRRLVQSNDRREVFEYTNKRVDTDIDAETICGRCQIVTTSPNDDPDDVIDEEDTELDVLFVRYAFDGEVFTAIMPPVRDFSKTPSKTPLKQQPKTPAKTPSRSTRSRASRDDDNNNKSRHSAGKTPAKTPGKSDSKAAGKMSRTPARSEVRESRGSDMKTPRKARSEGSSCRGETPAKKVQLVSPKNRSFSTTDVLDILTSPEPDVFGVESDYDDSSSSDDDDDDDDDGSGRARAMRRALSPDGATPTRSSNRQALKKAARDRRGDLSEAPTPVTNKRTRFSIANDKMEKTTEDQNQKMADKKRLNLLNGIVLLEPVQIAKLTPPRNGLRLRMGNNSKDVTSSLKTVAKGTPKREVELKKTTVTPKLLKRDQKGWEVVAKTGSARKSTRLVEKRTPARTLRARSKQWLQSVESDSDEARSCKKPTKEESKKRRSTARGKVLKDISGGEDSSDNDEDYKPSQKTRVSSRRLAQQNIKDDSESDSSEDSSTDDEKIPRRKSSRKLINRATPARKSAKTPKKTPLKTPSRRKSVRADDMMPNIPKTPRQRKEPMGVLEQARARLHVSAVPESLPCRELEFGNIYSFVEGRLLDGTGGCMYISGVPGTGKTATVHEVLRCLQEEVDESNLPEFQFVEINGMKMTDPHQAHTQILKALTGQKATPEHAAEILDKRFNTPAPRRESTVLLVDELDLLWTRKQSVMYNLFDWPTRPQAKLIVLAIANTMDLPERMMMNRVSSRLGLTRMTFQPYTFRQLQEIVMSRMKGLQAFEDDAIQLAARKVAAVSGDARRALDICRRATELAELAKTPGRKTAALVNMTHVDTAVQEMFSSPKIMAIRNASLQEQLFLKAVVAEFRRSGLEEATFLQVFQQHECLCRLDGVTVPTMSQLSGVCSTLGASRLLLVEAGKSDLSQRVRLNVSQDDVMYALRDNN